The sequence below is a genomic window from Salicibibacter cibarius.
ATGAGTGTCATGGAATTCTCCTTTGCATTTAATAATAACTCGCATCAATCAGCTATCGCTTCCAGTATCTCTTCGCGAAAAGTCTTATCTTCAAAAAATTGCTCGATAAAAATTGACATGTTCCTCCCCAGTTTAAAACTTTGCCACCAACTGAGATCATCGTTCAAAACTACCAGCTCCATGACATTGCCATCCTCGGTTGTAGCATACATCGCCTGATTAAGGACAAAAGCCGTCGATCCTCCTTTTTGTCCGAAAGATTCGATGCCTTCAATGTCAGCCGTTCCTGCTTCCAATATGTCCATAAGGATGGCTGTTGCTCCTTCATTGGACCACTCGTCTGTATGAATATCGTGTAGCCATTCTCCGTATGAAGCGGCTGTGGCTGCCGGCAAGCGATCCGACCACATCCTCTGTTCATCCATTGAAAGTGTGAATCCTTCTGCACTAGCATCAAGCTCACCTTGAACGATCGCTTCATGATACAATTCTACCTGTGATCGATAGTCTTCCATCGGTAACGAAGCCGCTTCCTCCCCAATATCTTCGTACATAAGCAAGGGGCTAACGAGTGGGTAGACGGGATCATGATCCGTTAATCCCCATTCTTCAAGCCTTTCATTGATAGACTCGATCCCGATTTTTTCAAGTAAAAAATCCGTGTTCGCGTTTGAACTGAAAACAATCATTCCCTCGACGACTTCTTGTAGGGGGACGGTATCCTCGCTTTCGGAATCCAGTTGATCAAGCCACTGAGGATGCGCCCCGCCTTCGGTATTTTCCATGTGAAAACGTTCCAGGTCATCCAGATTTATCGCTTCATCAGGGTCGATGTCACCCGCGTCCACAGCTTCTGCATAGACAGCGGCAATCACGATTTTCACCGTGCTCGCCAGCGGTCTTTGCTCATCAGTTGACGACTCACTAGCACTTCGCCGTTCTCGGCAACATACATTGAAGAATTCTCGTCCTCGGACAAATGGTCAACGACGTACTGTGTATCTTCACGAAAGGCAAAGTAAGCAAGGCTTCCGACAATTAGCGCGATGCTGCCAACTGAAATCAATCCCCATTTTGTATACACAGACCTTTCCATAAAAATAATGCCAACACCTACAATAAGCGCGCCTATAAACGGTGAGATGATAAGATTGGTGATCGCGATCGATGCCACGAGGACGATCACTACCGTTCCGGTTGCCCGAAAATAATTCCACGTCGTTCGCTTATCCTTTTTCAAAAGCGGCAATGCATTAATAACGACAATAATCAAAAACACAATTACGATAAACGACGGCATAGCTTACACCCCATTCGTTTCCTCGTCTCGAAGCAGCAACGGCAGGCTT
It includes:
- a CDS encoding serine hydrolase → MKIVIAAVYAEAVDAGDIDPDEAINLDDLERFHMENTEGGAHPQWLDQLDSESEDTVPLQEVVEGMIVFSSNANTDFLLEKIGIESINERLEEWGLTDHDPVYPLVSPLLMYEDIGEEAASLPMEDYRSQVELYHEAIVQGELDASAEGFTLSMDEQRMWSDRLPAATAASYGEWLHDIHTDEWSNEGATAILMDILEAGTADIEGIESFGQKGGSTAFVLNQAMYATTEDGNVMELVVLNDDLSWWQSFKLGRNMSIFIEQFFEDKTFREEILEAIAD